From the genome of Methylocystis echinoides:
GCGCAGGAGATGATCCCGATCGAGGTGGTCACCGACGACGGGCTCAATCAGGTCGCCAAGGGCGAGAAGACCGCGCGCGACCTGAAACCCTCGCAGCGCGTCGACAAGGTCGCGCCGCAAAGCGAAGCCAAGCCGCTGCCGCCGCTCGCTGAGGCGAAGAAGGATACGCCGACCCCGCCGCCGCCGCTCAAGCGCCTGCCCGACCCCGGCGCCGACGACACGCCGGAGCCGACGCCGCCGAAGCGCATCGCCGCCCTGCCCCCGGCGCCGGAGCCGCCGACGCGGCCCCAGCCCGAGAAGAAGCCGGAGCCCCCGAAGCCCGTCGAGGCGAAGCCCGCCCCGACGCCGCCCGCCAAGCCGAAGGCCGCCGCGCCGCAGGAGAAGGAGCAGGAGGAGCCGAAAGAGGCCGAGGTCGTGAAGCCCAAGCCTCCCGTGCGCCCAAAGCCCGAGGAGAAAGAGGCGAAGGAGCCGCCAAAGCCCGAAAAGCCGAAGGAGCGCCTCAAGATCGACGAGGTGGCGAAGCTCCTCGACAGCAAGAAGGCCGAGGAAAAGCCCGCCAAGCCCGAAAACAGCGAGGGCGAGACGGCCGAGAAGAGCGTCAAGGGCGCGAAGCCGAAGGCAGGCGACGAGAGCGCGCCGAAGTCGAAGTTCGACGCCGCGAGCATCTCCAAGCTTTTGAGCAAGGAGGCGCCGCAGCGGCGCGCGGCGACCGGTGATCAACTTCGCACGGCGTCGCTCGGCGCCCCCGAGGGCATGGCGCCGAAAATGTCCGCCTCGATGGAGGCGCGCATCGCGGCCTATATCCACGACCATTATCATCCGTGCTGGGCCTCCGCGCTTACGCTCGGCGGCGCAACCTTCGCGCCCGTCGTGGAGTTCCATTTGAGCCGCGAGGGCGCCCTTGAGGGGCGACCGCGCCTGCTCAATCCCTCGAGCAATCCGGTGGAGCAAGCGCGCGGCGAACAGGCCGTGCAGGCGGTGCGCCGCTGCAGCCCCATGCGCATACCCCCTGAGTTCATGCCTTATTACGAGGAAGCGCTGCATGACGTGACGATCCGCTTCCAGGACGCCAACTGATGGCGTCGGTTTTGAACATGACCATCCAACGAGACGCCTGAAATGACACGCCCCATCACGCGCCGCGCCGCGGCCGGACTCATCGCCTCCGCCGCTCTGGCGCCTTTCACGCCTGCCCGCGCCGGCCGCATCATCGATCTCAAGGGAGGAAGCTTTCAGCCGACCAATATCGCTGTGGCGCCTTTCGCCGGCGACG
Proteins encoded in this window:
- a CDS encoding cell envelope biogenesis protein TolA — translated: MRVSRSEPGVVISSAAHAGLLLAALVLFSDARKFDDAQEMIPIEVVTDDGLNQVAKGEKTARDLKPSQRVDKVAPQSEAKPLPPLAEAKKDTPTPPPPLKRLPDPGADDTPEPTPPKRIAALPPAPEPPTRPQPEKKPEPPKPVEAKPAPTPPAKPKAAAPQEKEQEEPKEAEVVKPKPPVRPKPEEKEAKEPPKPEKPKERLKIDEVAKLLDSKKAEEKPAKPENSEGETAEKSVKGAKPKAGDESAPKSKFDAASISKLLSKEAPQRRAATGDQLRTASLGAPEGMAPKMSASMEARIAAYIHDHYHPCWASALTLGGATFAPVVEFHLSREGALEGRPRLLNPSSNPVEQARGEQAVQAVRRCSPMRIPPEFMPYYEEALHDVTIRFQDAN